A region from the Clostridium beijerinckii genome encodes:
- a CDS encoding N-(5'-phosphoribosyl)anthranilate isomerase — MIQVKICGITNKKEIEYLNILKPEYIGFVFTKSKRQVNGEQVNELCLNLDNNIKKVGVFRNNSMDEILDVLGKTSLYAIQLHGDEDEEFISLLKKNINKSTRIWKALSIKDMASKWKCITSNKQIANNEGDNLIDRYLIDGDNPGSGEAFSLENISEHFGEEYKLGNRDDCILERYNFFLAGGITAENVIERITKANPSGVDVSSGVEIIDENGNRTKSFEKMKSLIDKVRNNNYQ; from the coding sequence ATGATTCAAGTTAAAATATGTGGAATTACTAATAAAAAAGAAATAGAATATTTAAATATTTTAAAGCCAGAATACATAGGCTTTGTGTTTACAAAGAGTAAAAGACAAGTGAATGGGGAACAGGTAAATGAATTATGTTTAAATTTAGATAATAATATAAAAAAAGTTGGGGTATTTAGAAATAATTCAATGGATGAGATTTTAGATGTTTTGGGGAAAACATCTTTATATGCTATTCAGCTTCATGGGGATGAAGATGAAGAATTTATAAGTTTATTAAAGAAAAATATAAATAAATCCACAAGAATATGGAAAGCACTATCTATAAAGGATATGGCGAGCAAGTGGAAATGTATAACAAGCAATAAGCAAATAGCAAATAATGAAGGGGATAATTTAATAGATAGATATCTTATAGATGGAGATAATCCAGGTAGTGGTGAAGCATTTTCTCTAGAAAATATAAGTGAGCACTTTGGTGAAGAGTATAAGTTAGGAAATAGAGACGATTGTATTTTAGAAAGATATAACTTCTTTTTAGCAGGTGGAATAACGGCTGAAAATGTCATAGAGAGAATAACTAAGGCAAATCCTAGTGGAGTTGATGTTTCATCAGGAGTTGAAATCATAGATGAAAATGGAAATAGAACAAAGTCTTTTGAAAAAATGAAGAGTTTAATTGATAAAGTTAGAAATAACAATTATCAATGA
- the abc-f gene encoding ABC-F type ribosomal protection protein, translating into MQLAKLDKIKKYYGDRLILDIKDFEVFEGDRIGIVGQNGAGKTTMLNILMKKIVPDEGKAYLTDSYSYISQTENYYGECEENKIMKLFKAPDKYEDFLSGGEKVRLKISKALSENKKLIIADEPTSNLDANSIKVLEDMLKNYNGALLLVSHDRGFLDSLCNTILQIEDGKIKIYKGNYSKYLELKSEERKREENEHNEYLIEKKKLENAVIGKAELRDNIRKTPKRMGNSEARLHKMGGQKQKGKIDKNIKALKSRIDHLEVKEKPKTISETKINIQPGMEIISKNIVEVKNLSLFAGNKLLINNANFKIKRGQKVGIIGDNGCGKTTLLKEILKKENENIKIANRVTIGYFDQNQSILQKEKSILENIRESSSYDQGFIRINLDNFGFKGDDVYKLVSSLSGGELVKVALCKILLSDNNLLILDEPTNYLDIKATEALEKALANTEKTMIMVCHDRKFIENICDYIVEIRDKSINEFDGSYEEYFKEKNKPKINKDEKENKEKLMVLKNKLSEVISLLSIEKDISKRDELEENYEQLLKNIRILEF; encoded by the coding sequence ATGCAATTAGCAAAATTAGATAAAATAAAAAAATATTATGGAGATAGATTAATTTTAGATATTAAAGACTTTGAGGTCTTTGAAGGAGATAGAATCGGAATAGTTGGTCAAAACGGTGCTGGGAAGACAACTATGTTAAATATATTAATGAAAAAGATTGTACCAGATGAAGGAAAAGCATATTTAACAGACAGTTATTCATATATAAGCCAAACTGAAAATTATTATGGTGAATGTGAAGAAAATAAAATTATGAAATTATTTAAAGCTCCTGATAAATATGAAGACTTCTTATCTGGAGGAGAAAAAGTAAGGTTGAAAATATCAAAGGCTTTAAGCGAAAATAAAAAACTTATAATAGCAGACGAGCCAACTTCAAATTTAGATGCTAATAGTATTAAAGTTCTTGAAGACATGCTAAAAAATTATAATGGTGCATTATTACTTGTATCTCATGATAGAGGATTTTTAGATTCACTTTGCAATACTATTCTACAAATAGAAGACGGAAAAATAAAAATATACAAGGGTAATTATTCTAAATACTTAGAATTAAAGAGTGAAGAAAGAAAAAGAGAAGAAAATGAGCATAATGAATATTTAATTGAAAAGAAAAAACTTGAAAATGCAGTAATAGGAAAAGCAGAATTAAGAGACAATATAAGAAAGACACCTAAAAGAATGGGAAACTCAGAAGCAAGACTTCACAAAATGGGTGGACAAAAGCAAAAAGGAAAAATTGATAAAAATATAAAGGCACTGAAAAGTAGAATTGATCATTTAGAAGTTAAAGAAAAGCCAAAAACTATAAGTGAGACTAAAATAAATATACAACCTGGTATGGAAATAATATCTAAAAATATAGTAGAAGTTAAAAACTTAAGTTTATTTGCAGGTAATAAATTGCTAATAAATAATGCTAATTTTAAGATTAAAAGAGGACAAAAAGTTGGAATAATAGGTGATAATGGCTGTGGAAAAACTACTTTGTTAAAAGAAATATTAAAAAAAGAAAATGAAAATATAAAAATTGCAAATAGAGTGACCATTGGATATTTTGATCAAAACCAAAGTATATTACAAAAAGAAAAAAGTATCTTAGAAAATATAAGAGAAAGCAGTTCCTATGATCAAGGTTTTATAAGAATCAATTTAGATAACTTTGGTTTTAAAGGTGATGATGTTTATAAACTAGTTAGTTCATTAAGTGGGGGAGAATTAGTTAAAGTAGCTCTTTGCAAAATACTATTAAGTGATAACAATCTTTTGATTTTAGATGAACCAACAAATTATTTAGATATTAAAGCTACGGAAGCATTAGAAAAGGCATTAGCTAATACAGAAAAAACAATGATTATGGTATGTCATGATAGAAAGTTTATAGAAAATATTTGTGACTATATAGTTGAAATAAGAGATAAGTCTATTAATGAATTTGATGGAAGTTATGAAGAATATTTTAAGGAAAAAAATAAACCTAAAATAAATAAGGATGAAAAAGAAAATAAAGAAAAACTAATGGTACTTAAAAATAAGCTTTCTGAAGTTATTTCACTTTTATCTATAGAAAAAGATATATCTAAAAGAGACGAGTTAGAGGAAAATTATGAACAGTTATTAAAGAACATTAGAATTTTAGAATTTTAG
- a CDS encoding indole-3-glycerol phosphate synthase TrpC: MILDDIIGKKKIRVQKRKKEIPIKELEKQALAKVKVERDVDYKNPFKIALKKEGLSIIGEFKKASPSKGIIVENFDIKEILNYYTYLGVDAFSILTEEDFFLGCDKYLKEIRRISHTPILRKDFIIDFYQIYEAKVLGADGILLIVSILGDSLGEFYKEAKRFNLEPLVEIHNEEELELALKYDCEIIGINNRNLKNFNVTLDTTKELINRVPKDKVIVAESGIMSIEDLEMINEFGADAVLIGELFMRNIENPDFKSKFREFKNQ; the protein is encoded by the coding sequence TTGATTTTAGATGATATTATAGGAAAGAAAAAAATTAGAGTACAAAAAAGAAAAAAAGAAATTCCCATTAAAGAATTAGAAAAACAAGCATTAGCAAAAGTTAAAGTTGAAAGAGACGTAGATTATAAAAATCCTTTTAAGATTGCATTAAAAAAAGAAGGCTTATCTATAATTGGGGAATTTAAGAAAGCCTCTCCTTCTAAAGGGATAATTGTAGAAAACTTTGATATAAAAGAAATCTTAAATTATTATACTTACCTCGGAGTAGATGCATTTTCAATTTTAACAGAAGAAGATTTCTTTCTAGGATGTGATAAATATCTTAAAGAAATAAGAAGGATTTCACATACTCCAATTCTTAGAAAGGATTTTATAATAGATTTTTATCAAATTTATGAAGCTAAGGTATTAGGCGCTGATGGAATTTTACTTATTGTAAGTATTCTTGGAGATTCACTCGGAGAATTTTACAAGGAAGCAAAAAGATTTAATTTAGAACCTTTAGTTGAAATTCATAATGAAGAAGAGCTTGAATTAGCATTGAAATATGATTGTGAAATTATAGGAATAAATAATAGAAATTTGAAAAACTTCAATGTAACTTTAGATACGACAAAAGAGCTTATTAATAGGGTACCAAAAGATAAGGTAATTGTAGCTGAAAGTGGTATCATGAGCATTGAAGATTTGGAAATGATAAATGAATTTGGGGCAGATGCAGTTTTAATTGGAGAATTATTCATGAGAAATATAGAAAATCCAGATTTTAAATCTAAATTTAGAGAATTTAAAAACCAATAA
- a CDS encoding 1-acyl-sn-glycerol-3-phosphate acyltransferase: protein MLLKKTIYGFYILLVIIKGLKYEFIRKFKGKDLALEYAQKTTYLWSKFTMKIVGIDLDVRGLENIPKEPCVFIGNHSSILDIPILLCTVNRSIGFIAKKEILKTPVIGYWLTRSNCVALDRENPRTAITAINDAIQNIKEGGSMAIFPEGTRNKEGKVGEFKKGSLKLATKSKAPIIPMSIERASRAFEDTREFVPTKIKLVFGEAIDTKNLSKEEELHLTERIRNIIISNL, encoded by the coding sequence ATGTTATTAAAAAAAACAATTTATGGATTTTACATACTATTGGTAATAATTAAAGGATTAAAATATGAATTTATTAGGAAATTTAAGGGTAAGGATTTGGCATTAGAATATGCACAAAAAACAACTTATCTTTGGAGTAAATTTACCATGAAAATTGTTGGAATAGACTTAGATGTACGAGGTTTAGAGAATATACCCAAAGAACCGTGTGTATTTATAGGCAATCATTCAAGTATATTAGATATACCTATATTGCTTTGTACTGTAAATAGAAGTATAGGATTTATAGCTAAAAAAGAAATCCTTAAAACTCCGGTAATAGGCTATTGGCTAACAAGGAGTAATTGCGTGGCTTTAGATAGAGAAAATCCACGAACAGCTATTACAGCTATTAATGATGCAATACAAAATATAAAAGAAGGAGGTTCAATGGCTATATTTCCAGAGGGAACTAGAAATAAAGAAGGTAAAGTTGGAGAATTTAAAAAAGGTAGTTTAAAGCTTGCAACTAAGTCTAAAGCACCAATAATTCCAATGAGTATAGAGAGAGCATCTAGAGCTTTTGAAGATACTAGAGAATTTGTGCCTACAAAGATAAAACTTGTATTTGGAGAAGCTATAGATACTAAAAATTTATCAAAAGAAGAAGAACTACATTTGACAGAGCGTATAAGAAATATCATTATATCTAATTTATAA
- a CDS encoding ABC transporter has translation MQLAKLDKIKKYYGDKLILDIKNFEISEEDRIGIVGKNGAGKTTMLKILMKDIEQDEGQTFLTDSYSYISQTEEAFGECEESKTKKMFKAPNKYEEFLSGGEKVKLKISKALSEEKSLLIADEPTSNLDSRSIKILDDMLKDYKGALLLVSHDRQLLDSVCNTIVEIEDGEINVYKGNYSKYLELKRTERKREETEHNEYVTEKRRLENAILGKKELRDGIKKIPKRFGTSEGKVFRKMGGQKARKNLDENIKSLKSRIDHLEVKEKPKTISETKINIQKGMEVISKNIIEVNKLSLFAHNKTLMEDATFKVKRGKKVGIIGDNGCGKTTLLREILKKENENIKVANNVIIGYFDQNQSILKKDRSILENVRENCSYDQSFVRINLDNFGFKGEDVNKLVSSLSGGEKVKVALCRILLCDNNLLILDEPTNYLDIKAMEELEKALINTDKTLILVCHDRKFIGNICDYIIEIKDKCIKEFEGSYKEYIKENNKPKINKAEKVNEEKLLLLENKLSEVISLLSIETDISKKEKLENEYNQLLKDVRILKN, from the coding sequence ATGCAATTAGCAAAATTAGATAAAATAAAGAAGTATTATGGAGATAAATTAATTTTAGATATTAAAAATTTTGAAATTTCAGAAGAAGATAGAATTGGAATTGTTGGTAAAAATGGTGCAGGTAAAACAACTATGTTAAAGATATTAATGAAAGATATTGAACAAGATGAAGGACAAACTTTTTTAACTGATAGTTATTCATATATAAGTCAAACAGAAGAAGCCTTTGGTGAATGTGAAGAGAGTAAGACGAAGAAAATGTTTAAAGCACCAAATAAATACGAGGAATTTTTATCAGGAGGGGAAAAAGTAAAATTAAAAATTTCAAAGGCTTTGAGTGAAGAGAAAAGTCTTCTAATAGCAGATGAACCAACTTCAAATTTAGATAGTAGAAGTATTAAAATTCTTGATGATATGCTAAAAGACTATAAAGGTGCATTATTACTTGTATCTCATGATAGACAATTACTAGATTCAGTATGTAATACTATTGTTGAAATAGAAGATGGAGAAATTAATGTTTATAAGGGGAATTACTCTAAATACTTAGAATTAAAAAGAACAGAAAGAAAAAGAGAAGAAACTGAACATAATGAATATGTAACTGAAAAAAGAAGGTTAGAGAATGCAATTTTAGGGAAGAAAGAGTTAAGAGACGGTATAAAAAAAATTCCAAAGAGATTTGGAACTTCAGAAGGAAAAGTTTTCAGAAAAATGGGAGGACAAAAGGCTAGAAAAAACTTAGATGAAAATATAAAATCATTAAAAAGTAGAATTGATCACTTAGAAGTTAAAGAAAAACCAAAAACTATAAGTGAAACTAAAATTAATATACAAAAGGGTATGGAAGTAATATCTAAGAACATTATAGAGGTTAATAAGCTGAGTTTATTTGCACACAATAAGACATTAATGGAGGATGCTACATTTAAAGTTAAGAGAGGAAAAAAGGTAGGCATAATAGGTGATAACGGATGTGGGAAAACTACTTTGTTAAGAGAAATATTAAAAAAAGAAAATGAAAATATAAAGGTTGCTAATAATGTTATCATAGGATACTTTGATCAAAACCAAAGCATATTAAAAAAAGACAGAAGTATTTTAGAGAACGTGAGAGAGAATTGTTCATATGATCAAAGCTTTGTAAGAATTAACTTGGATAACTTTGGATTTAAAGGTGAGGATGTTAATAAACTTGTAAGTTCTCTAAGTGGAGGAGAAAAAGTTAAGGTGGCTCTTTGCAGAATACTATTATGTGATAATAACCTTCTAATATTAGATGAACCAACAAATTATTTAGATATTAAAGCCATGGAAGAATTAGAAAAGGCATTAATAAATACAGACAAAACATTGATTTTAGTATGTCATGATAGAAAATTTATAGGAAATATATGTGACTACATAATTGAAATAAAAGATAAATGTATTAAAGAGTTTGAAGGTAGTTATAAAGAGTATATTAAAGAAAACAATAAACCTAAAATAAACAAAGCCGAAAAAGTAAATGAAGAAAAATTGTTGCTATTGGAAAATAAACTTTCAGAAGTCATTTCTCTTTTATCAATAGAAACTGATATATCAAAAAAAGAAAAATTGGAGAATGAATATAACCAACTATTAAAAGATGTTAGGATATTAAAAAATTAG
- the trpE gene encoding anthranilate synthase component I, which translates to MINISKEIFNEKKNFENVFSLISEFRGDEITPIKIFGGFKGSRRFVFESGSKENYFGRYSFMGENPYKEICGDGKEEINELKKETKIKFDKSTNSFSFKGGAIGYMGYDSIQLYEKKLSFKNEDELKFPIIRFNFYDRYICYDHFTHKVYVVDNILKNDEREYDEIITSQKEYINSLLYKPTLIEESEDKKDITFKFHTSKEEFMENVKKAQEHILAGDIFQVVLSQRMTCETQKSYFEIYRRLREENPSPYMFLIDYDNYQVIGSSPESLVSVKDGKAITNPIAGTRKRGETPEMDSALEKELMEDKKELAEHVMLVDLGRNDIGKVSKIATVNVSDFMKIEKFSHVMHITTKVVGKIRDDKDGFDALAACLPAGTVSGAPKIRAMEIIEDLENSKRGIYSGAVGYFSYGGDMDMAITIRTLILKDKTAYLQAGAGIVYDSVPEIEFEEVQNKLKVLKEVLR; encoded by the coding sequence ATGATTAACATATCAAAAGAGATTTTTAATGAAAAGAAAAATTTTGAAAATGTATTTTCTTTAATAAGCGAATTTAGAGGAGATGAAATTACTCCAATAAAAATTTTTGGTGGATTTAAGGGGAGTAGAAGATTTGTTTTTGAAAGTGGAAGCAAAGAAAATTACTTTGGAAGATATTCATTTATGGGAGAGAATCCTTATAAAGAAATATGTGGTGATGGGAAAGAAGAAATAAATGAACTTAAGAAAGAAACTAAAATTAAGTTTGATAAAAGCACTAATTCCTTCTCATTTAAAGGTGGAGCAATTGGATATATGGGTTATGACTCTATACAATTGTATGAAAAAAAGCTTAGTTTTAAAAATGAAGATGAATTAAAATTTCCCATAATAAGATTTAATTTTTATGATAGATATATCTGTTATGATCATTTTACTCATAAGGTTTATGTTGTAGATAATATTTTGAAAAATGATGAAAGAGAATATGATGAAATAATAACATCACAAAAGGAATATATTAACAGTTTGCTTTATAAACCGACATTAATAGAAGAGTCTGAGGATAAGAAAGATATTACTTTTAAATTTCACACGTCTAAAGAAGAATTTATGGAAAATGTAAAAAAAGCACAAGAACATATTTTAGCTGGTGATATTTTTCAAGTTGTACTATCTCAAAGAATGACTTGCGAAACTCAAAAATCATATTTTGAAATTTATAGAAGACTTAGAGAAGAAAATCCTTCACCTTATATGTTTTTAATAGATTATGATAATTATCAAGTTATAGGATCATCTCCAGAAAGTCTTGTTTCAGTCAAAGATGGTAAAGCTATTACAAATCCTATAGCTGGTACAAGGAAAAGAGGAGAAACTCCTGAAATGGATAGTGCTCTTGAAAAAGAACTTATGGAGGATAAAAAAGAACTTGCAGAACACGTTATGCTTGTGGACCTTGGAAGAAATGATATAGGAAAGGTAAGCAAGATTGCTACAGTTAATGTTAGTGATTTTATGAAAATCGAGAAGTTTTCTCATGTAATGCATATAACAACAAAAGTTGTTGGTAAGATAAGAGATGATAAAGACGGATTTGATGCCTTAGCAGCTTGTCTTCCAGCTGGAACTGTATCTGGTGCTCCTAAAATAAGAGCTATGGAAATCATAGAAGATCTTGAAAACAGCAAAAGAGGAATTTATTCAGGAGCTGTTGGATATTTTTCATATGGTGGGGATATGGATATGGCAATTACTATAAGGACTCTAATTTTAAAAGATAAAACTGCTTACCTTCAAGCAGGAGCAGGAATTGTCTACGATTCGGTACCAGAAATAGAATTTGAAGAAGTTCAAAATAAATTAAAGGTTTTAAAGGAGGTGCTAAGATGA
- a CDS encoding tryptophan synthase subunit alpha: MNRIDVSFNKVKENKGKALIPFVTCGADFTVEETADLVVALENSGATVIEIGVPFSDPLADGPVIQNAYTKALNNGTKLKDVFRCVELIRESSEVPVVLMVYFNVVYFKGIEEFLKEAAKSGVDGLVVPDVPLEERGELNKLCEENGIYLIPLVARTSRDRIAAITKNAKGFVYCVSTNGTTGERTSLDGGTHEYLEEVRKIVDVPMCIGFGISSKEVVKEVKDYCDGVIVGSAIVKRMTEGKESVIDFVKDLKEGLN, translated from the coding sequence ATGAATAGAATAGATGTATCATTTAACAAAGTAAAAGAAAATAAAGGGAAAGCTCTTATACCGTTTGTAACATGTGGAGCAGACTTTACTGTTGAAGAAACAGCAGATTTAGTGGTTGCACTAGAAAACTCAGGAGCAACTGTAATTGAAATTGGAGTACCGTTTAGTGATCCACTTGCAGATGGTCCTGTAATACAAAATGCATATACTAAAGCTCTTAATAATGGGACAAAACTTAAAGACGTGTTTAGATGTGTAGAATTAATAAGAGAATCTTCAGAAGTACCAGTTGTACTTATGGTTTATTTTAACGTTGTATATTTCAAAGGAATAGAAGAATTCTTAAAAGAAGCAGCAAAAAGTGGAGTGGACGGGCTTGTAGTTCCAGACGTTCCACTTGAAGAAAGAGGAGAACTTAATAAGCTTTGCGAAGAAAATGGAATTTATTTAATTCCACTTGTAGCTAGAACATCAAGAGATAGAATCGCAGCTATAACAAAAAACGCAAAAGGCTTTGTATACTGTGTTTCTACAAATGGAACTACAGGAGAAAGAACATCTTTAGATGGTGGAACTCATGAGTATTTAGAAGAAGTTAGAAAGATTGTAGATGTTCCAATGTGTATTGGTTTTGGAATTTCTTCAAAGGAAGTTGTTAAGGAAGTTAAAGATTATTGTGATGGAGTAATAGTTGGAAGTGCAATAGTTAAAAGAATGACTGAAGGGAAAGAATCAGTAATTGACTTTGTAAAAGATTTAAAAGAGGGACTTAACTAA
- a CDS encoding aminodeoxychorismate/anthranilate synthase component II yields MIALIDNYDSFTFNLYQYLSEFAETKVFRNDEITVEELKELNPKGIVISPGPGIPEDAGISIEIIKKLGDKIPMLGICLGHQSIAAAYGGNVIRANEIFHGKTSKVQVKGKDIFEGIPRKLDVMRYHSLIVENSSLPTCLEVIASTVENNYIMAIKHKQYNIFGLQFHPESIYTPKGKRMIGNFVINICEDKLDD; encoded by the coding sequence ATGATAGCTTTAATAGATAATTACGATTCATTTACATTTAATTTATATCAATATCTAAGTGAATTTGCAGAGACTAAAGTATTTAGAAATGATGAAATAACAGTAGAAGAATTAAAAGAATTAAATCCAAAAGGAATAGTCATTTCACCAGGACCTGGAATTCCTGAAGATGCAGGTATTTCAATAGAAATAATAAAAAAGCTAGGGGATAAAATTCCAATGTTAGGAATATGTCTTGGTCATCAAAGTATTGCAGCGGCATATGGGGGAAACGTAATTAGAGCAAATGAAATTTTTCATGGCAAAACGTCAAAGGTTCAAGTAAAAGGAAAAGATATCTTTGAAGGAATACCAAGAAAGCTAGATGTTATGAGATATCATTCACTAATAGTTGAAAACAGTTCACTTCCTACTTGTTTGGAAGTTATAGCTTCAACTGTTGAAAATAACTATATTATGGCAATTAAGCATAAGCAATACAATATATTTGGACTTCAATTTCATCCGGAATCAATATATACGCCAAAGGGCAAGCGTATGATTGGAAATTTTGTAATTAATATTTGTGAAGATAAATTAGATGATTAA
- the trpB gene encoding tryptophan synthase subunit beta, protein MNSKFNDFGGQYVPETVMNALIELEAAYERVIDDKEFNEEYMYYLKYYTGRPSPLYYAENMTKDLGGAKIYLKREDLNHTGAHKINNALGQVLLAKRMGKTKVIAETGAGQHGVATATVAAKFGMECKVFMGEEDIRRQAMNVKKMELLGTEVVPVTNGQGTLNDAVTEAIRYWGANVEDTFYIIGSALGPHPYPTMVRNFQRVIGDEARKQILELEGKLPDYILAPVGGGSNAIGIFYPFINDKEVTLMGVEGAGKGLETGEHAATMAKREKGILHGMLSYVLQDNDGGILEAYSISAGLDYPGVGPEHAYLCETNQATYVSVTDDEAVRDGFMYLTKIEGIIPALESSHAVAFAKKLAPTLSSDKIMIINLSGRGDKDMDAVLAYLGE, encoded by the coding sequence ATGAATAGTAAATTTAATGATTTTGGTGGACAATACGTTCCTGAAACTGTAATGAATGCTTTAATAGAACTTGAAGCAGCATATGAAAGGGTAATAGATGATAAGGAATTTAATGAGGAGTATATGTATTATTTAAAATACTATACAGGAAGACCAAGTCCACTTTATTATGCTGAAAATATGACTAAAGATCTAGGTGGAGCAAAAATTTATTTGAAAAGAGAAGATTTGAATCATACAGGGGCTCATAAGATTAATAATGCTTTAGGTCAAGTGCTTTTAGCTAAAAGAATGGGCAAAACGAAGGTTATAGCAGAAACAGGGGCAGGACAACATGGAGTTGCTACAGCAACAGTTGCAGCAAAATTTGGAATGGAATGCAAGGTATTTATGGGCGAAGAAGACATAAGAAGACAGGCCATGAATGTTAAGAAAATGGAGCTTTTAGGTACAGAAGTAGTACCTGTTACTAATGGGCAAGGAACATTAAATGATGCTGTAACTGAAGCAATAAGATATTGGGGTGCAAATGTAGAAGATACATTTTACATTATAGGATCAGCTCTTGGACCACATCCATATCCAACTATGGTCAGAAATTTCCAAAGAGTTATAGGGGATGAAGCAAGAAAGCAAATTTTAGAACTTGAAGGAAAATTACCAGATTATATTTTAGCACCAGTTGGTGGAGGAAGTAATGCAATAGGAATCTTCTACCCATTTATTAACGACAAAGAAGTTACTTTAATGGGAGTTGAAGGTGCAGGGAAAGGTCTTGAAACTGGCGAACATGCAGCTACTATGGCAAAAAGGGAAAAAGGAATTTTACATGGAATGCTAAGTTATGTTCTTCAAGATAATGATGGTGGGATACTTGAAGCCTATTCAATATCAGCAGGGCTTGATTATCCAGGAGTTGGGCCTGAACATGCATATTTATGTGAGACTAACCAAGCTACCTATGTAAGCGTAACAGATGATGAAGCAGTAAGAGATGGATTTATGTATTTGACAAAAATTGAAGGAATAATACCAGCACTTGAATCATCACATGCTGTAGCTTTCGCTAAAAAATTAGCACCAACACTAAGTAGCGATAAGATTATGATTATAAATCTTTCAGGGAGAGGAGATAAAGATATGGATGCTGTGCTTGCATATCTAGGTGAATAA
- the trpD gene encoding anthranilate phosphoribosyltransferase has protein sequence MTIDKAIKKLSSKEVLTEEEVRSVINQIMRGEATSSQIGGFLIGLRINGETPAQILGAVKALRDNLIPVKIEDTAHLIDTCGTGGDGSKTFNISTAVAIIAASGGAKVAKHGNRAVSSKSGSADVLSELGIKIDLDESKSKKVIEENGMAFLFAPKYNGAMKNVAKERKELGTRTIFNLIGPLANPASITGQLMGVYDGSLIETAGEVLLNLGIERAMVVYGDDGLDEITTTTTTNVCEVKNGKITTYKLDSEKFGFKKATLEDIKGGEAKENSEIILRVLKGEKGAPRDIVIINSGAALYVAKLADSLEEGIKKAIELVDSGAAYKKYEELANLK, from the coding sequence ATGACAATTGATAAGGCAATTAAAAAATTATCTTCAAAGGAAGTATTAACTGAAGAGGAGGTAAGATCTGTAATAAATCAAATAATGAGGGGTGAAGCAACATCTTCTCAAATTGGAGGATTCTTAATCGGTCTTAGAATAAATGGGGAAACTCCAGCTCAAATATTAGGTGCAGTTAAAGCACTTAGAGATAATTTAATACCTGTTAAAATAGAAGATACAGCACATTTGATAGATACATGTGGAACTGGTGGAGATGGATCAAAGACTTTTAATATTTCTACAGCAGTTGCAATAATTGCAGCAAGTGGAGGTGCAAAGGTTGCAAAGCATGGTAATCGTGCAGTATCTAGTAAAAGTGGAAGTGCAGATGTACTTTCAGAACTTGGGATAAAAATTGATTTGGATGAAAGTAAAAGCAAAAAAGTAATTGAGGAAAATGGAATGGCATTTTTATTTGCACCAAAATACAATGGTGCAATGAAAAATGTAGCAAAGGAAAGAAAAGAACTTGGAACAAGAACTATATTCAACTTAATAGGACCTCTTGCCAATCCAGCATCAATTACTGGACAACTTATGGGAGTATATGATGGATCTCTAATAGAAACTGCTGGCGAAGTTTTATTAAACCTTGGAATAGAAAGAGCTATGGTTGTATATGGTGATGATGGCTTAGATGAAATTACAACAACAACGACTACTAATGTATGTGAAGTTAAAAACGGAAAAATTACAACTTATAAATTAGATTCGGAAAAGTTTGGATTTAAGAAAGCTACATTAGAGGATATAAAAGGCGGAGAAGCAAAAGAAAATTCGGAAATTATATTAAGGGTATTAAAAGGCGAAAAGGGAGCACCAAGAGATATAGTAATAATAAACAGTGGAGCTGCACTTTATGTTGCAAAACTTGCTGACTCTTTAGAAGAGGGAATAAAAAAAGCTATTGAACTTGTAGATTCAGGAGCTGCTTACAAAAAATATGAAGAACTTGCAAATTTGAAATAA